From a single Paenibacillus sp. FSL R5-0345 genomic region:
- a CDS encoding S-layer homology domain-containing protein → MGATQLNRTIRKFTLIALCLSLILLNGRVMAETSTVQKTTALFTAEMQRALEGAQNVLMTIQPFPDEAAVGFFKNGHGLPDGYLGQTADKILERRGKFAKVADLTRTALAYSAAGGNMNNIAGIDLYPFLMNHAGIDSEGAAALAAVYITSKNSISNSMEWTNRYPDMLFSQLLAMQLADGSWPLAGQKQGDPVATALALTALASEMGSEQTAQPVLKALQWLKDKQQLDGGFDGKTVTTAQVIVALSSQGVDAANFAKEKGVSLLEHLMKRNLSDGGFAQIEGGGKEGPATAQAYLALTSYKLLSKQAGLLYSGLHHTGLDRATIQVEGPGGGTLAEGRVAGGDAVKVAAAFLQTKGLAYKLNGDAAKPAFTAIEGIQNGRYNGRGEWKIAVFSGGSAWLYPENSPFRLTIGDGDKLLVYYANDTELLDRMEVKWKDKNGQEMGGYASANMPFSLRITKSNNQLGGLPAFGVTVTLQGKSVVADSTGMVSFAGMKPGVYPVLVTKYRKDDAPALSKRTFALHVSSPELASFTDAGKAAEWARVDIAMALSSGYIQGVSASGNVLAPKQKLTRAEFLTLLLRLLHEFPDAKAVSSFKDVQAGKWYSGTIAKAVELGIVSPSSGKFEPDRGITREEAAVMVTKAVRLATYGSPDRVKFTDTTGLPEASRHAIQAVNEHEVMTGSGGRFDPKQILVREQAAAILIRLQKLIPETFY, encoded by the coding sequence ATGGGAGCAACACAATTAAACCGGACGATAAGGAAGTTTACGCTTATTGCTTTGTGTCTATCACTTATACTGCTGAATGGCAGGGTAATGGCAGAGACGTCTACGGTTCAGAAGACAACTGCTTTGTTCACTGCGGAGATGCAGAGAGCCTTGGAAGGGGCTCAGAATGTGCTGATGACGATACAGCCATTTCCGGACGAAGCAGCCGTAGGCTTCTTTAAGAATGGGCATGGTCTGCCTGATGGGTATTTGGGGCAGACGGCTGACAAGATTTTGGAGCGGCGGGGGAAGTTCGCCAAGGTGGCTGATTTAACCCGGACAGCGTTAGCTTATAGTGCTGCGGGTGGCAACATGAACAATATCGCTGGTATTGATTTATATCCATTCCTGATGAACCATGCGGGAATCGATTCGGAAGGGGCAGCCGCATTGGCAGCCGTCTATATTACCTCGAAAAACTCTATTTCCAATTCAATGGAGTGGACAAACCGTTATCCCGATATGCTCTTTTCTCAGTTGCTCGCTATGCAATTGGCGGATGGCAGCTGGCCGCTGGCCGGGCAGAAGCAAGGCGATCCGGTAGCAACTGCCTTAGCGTTAACGGCACTCGCTTCGGAAATGGGATCGGAACAAACGGCGCAGCCTGTCCTGAAGGCTTTGCAGTGGCTGAAAGATAAGCAGCAGCTAGACGGTGGATTCGACGGTAAGACTGTAACGACAGCGCAGGTGATTGTTGCTTTATCGTCGCAGGGAGTTGATGCAGCGAATTTCGCCAAGGAAAAAGGGGTCTCGCTGCTGGAGCATTTAATGAAGCGGAATCTTTCTGATGGCGGTTTTGCACAGATAGAAGGCGGGGGGAAAGAGGGTCCTGCGACTGCGCAAGCCTATCTAGCCCTGACCTCGTATAAGCTATTATCCAAGCAGGCTGGATTGCTGTACAGCGGATTGCATCATACCGGCCTTGACCGGGCAACGATTCAAGTTGAAGGTCCTGGTGGCGGCACCCTTGCTGAGGGGCGTGTTGCCGGTGGTGATGCAGTGAAGGTAGCCGCAGCATTTTTACAGACGAAAGGTCTTGCCTATAAGCTAAATGGGGATGCAGCTAAACCAGCCTTCACCGCTATAGAGGGGATTCAGAACGGGCGGTACAATGGGCGCGGAGAATGGAAAATTGCTGTATTCAGCGGGGGCAGTGCGTGGTTATATCCCGAGAATAGTCCTTTTAGGCTGACGATTGGTGATGGAGACAAGCTGCTCGTCTATTACGCGAATGATACAGAGCTGCTTGATCGGATGGAAGTGAAATGGAAAGACAAGAATGGTCAGGAAATGGGGGGATACGCAAGTGCCAATATGCCTTTTTCCCTCCGTATCACCAAGTCAAACAACCAACTAGGCGGTCTTCCTGCCTTTGGCGTTACCGTGACCCTTCAAGGAAAAAGCGTAGTGGCTGACAGCACGGGGATGGTGTCTTTTGCCGGAATGAAGCCCGGTGTCTATCCTGTGCTAGTCACCAAATATCGCAAAGATGACGCACCAGCGCTATCCAAACGAACGTTTGCGCTGCATGTCTCTTCCCCTGAACTAGCTAGCTTTACTGATGCGGGGAAAGCCGCGGAATGGGCACGCGTGGATATTGCGATGGCGCTTAGCAGCGGATATATTCAGGGCGTGAGTGCCAGCGGGAATGTACTTGCTCCTAAGCAGAAGCTGACCCGAGCTGAATTCCTAACCTTGCTATTGCGGCTATTGCATGAGTTTCCCGATGCCAAGGCCGTCTCCAGCTTTAAGGACGTCCAGGCAGGCAAATGGTACAGCGGTACTATCGCCAAGGCTGTGGAACTGGGGATCGTTAGCCCTTCATCCGGCAAGTTCGAACCGGACCGTGGTATTACACGGGAAGAAGCGGCAGTTATGGTTACTAAAGCCGTACGGTTAGCTACCTACGGTAGCCCAGACCGTGT
- a CDS encoding IS3 family transposase, which produces MENAAKEYAVSNLCKLFRVSRSGYYAFLKRKGTDRDQEAKALIQKVYERYEGVYGYRQIQLFLLQDHGVWMNHKKVLRIMQDLGIRSRIRRKHRCNYATSEGDRVAKNILKRDFKADAPNQKWVTDITQYRVGEKWLYLSAIKDLFNNEIIAYQMSARNDNELVLRTFEQAWSQQKDVTGLIVHSDQGFQYTSHAYHDMLPKVGARISMSRRGNCYDNASMESFFSHLKTEGLYPYDIRNMDEAQRKIEDYIRFYNQHRPQRRLNKLPPVEYRKQLIA; this is translated from the coding sequence ATTGAGAACGCTGCAAAAGAGTATGCCGTTAGCAACCTGTGTAAACTCTTTAGGGTCTCTAGAAGTGGATACTACGCTTTCCTGAAGCGCAAAGGAACAGATCGGGATCAGGAAGCAAAGGCGCTCATTCAGAAGGTCTATGAAAGGTATGAAGGAGTCTACGGTTATCGCCAAATTCAATTGTTCTTGCTACAAGACCACGGGGTTTGGATGAATCATAAGAAGGTACTCAGAATTATGCAGGATTTAGGCATTCGTTCGAGGATCCGCCGAAAACATCGTTGTAATTATGCTACTTCTGAAGGAGACCGTGTGGCGAAAAATATTTTGAAACGGGATTTCAAAGCGGATGCTCCCAACCAAAAATGGGTGACAGACATTACGCAATATCGTGTAGGCGAAAAGTGGCTCTATCTTTCTGCGATTAAAGATTTATTCAATAACGAAATTATCGCTTATCAAATGAGCGCTAGGAACGACAACGAACTGGTTCTCCGGACCTTTGAGCAGGCGTGGAGTCAGCAAAAAGACGTGACTGGACTGATCGTTCACAGCGATCAGGGATTCCAATACACGTCTCATGCATACCACGACATGCTGCCAAAGGTTGGGGCCCGAATCAGCATGTCTCGCCGAGGCAATTGTTATGACAACGCCTCTATGGAGAGCTTCTTCTCGCATCTCAAAACGGAAGGACTCTATCCTTATGATATCCGAAATATGGATGAGGCACAAAGGAAAATTGAAGATTACATTCGATTTTATAACCAACATCGGCCACAACGAAGGTTAAATAAGCTGCCTCCGGTAGAGTACCGGAAACAGCTTATTGCCTAG
- a CDS encoding helix-turn-helix domain-containing protein, translated as MAIKGQKFKNYSDEIKKEAIRLHVEERWTYRKITEHFEIQDQGRVKRWMKKYRELGEFGLLDQRGRRIEYIDQDRYVQKLKRENEMLKKCLEIWMQEVKRTNIESLRTLQKSMPLATCVNSLGSLEVDTTLS; from the coding sequence ATGGCGATTAAAGGACAGAAGTTTAAAAATTACTCAGATGAGATTAAAAAAGAGGCCATTCGTTTACATGTGGAGGAAAGATGGACTTATCGGAAAATTACGGAGCATTTTGAGATACAAGATCAAGGACGGGTAAAGAGATGGATGAAGAAATACCGAGAGCTAGGGGAATTTGGGCTACTAGATCAACGGGGGCGTCGTATTGAATATATCGATCAAGATAGGTATGTTCAAAAGCTCAAACGGGAAAATGAAATGCTAAAAAAGTGTTTGGAAATCTGGATGCAGGAGGTGAAACGCACAAATATAGAGTCATTGAGAACGCTGCAAAAGAGTATGCCGTTAGCAACCTGTGTAAACTCTTTAGGGTCTCTAGAAGTGGATACTACGCTTTCCTGA
- a CDS encoding beta-galactosidase: MRLSISFPVDWFEADNHTQLDALSSNGFRMITTPDGGGVELQAGHLDSSIWSDYSYVNAEVYHESHDVLVLLFSFYDQDNRYITYHLGILPGVRTKICLPLTHLNGEKLFLPRYPGVMQTVLRGDAGIARNQITRFTVETIPSTTSRNVEISGLALDQSEPIFEYEYHPFIDEMGQLKSREWPGKTVDLEALRDQLHAERQLAAEADFSGGDLSRYGGWKGLRFEATGYFRTEFDDSRWWFVDPDGYALFSTGMDCVGPACPMRIKGMEHLVPPLPDQEGSYKEAWSQEGREFSFEIANLITAFGERWRSDWEALTDYRLRQWGFNTIGNWSNDRFISGSELPYVYPLEDFPTTEQTIFRDFPDVFSQEYERNAERFAKQLLPLRDDQRMVGYFMRNEPHWAFVDDLDLTELMLNSPVCYASKREFIKWLGEKYGTVEQWNIAWESTYEDFESLYDVSNIMKITTNSVREADYSQFNRVMIRRYVEVPARLCKQVDPNHLNLGMRYAWVGSDDVLEGCEWFDVFSLNCYQFSPDKEQIAHISSRLNKPVMIGEYHFGAADGGMLAYGIRAVATQEERGGAYRYFVEQAATIPQLIGVHYFQWNDQPVLGRYDGENYQIGVVDVCNQPYIPFVQAAKRAHEQMYQVRMGRAAPYNIVPVEIPKTGF, encoded by the coding sequence ATGCGCTTATCTATTTCCTTCCCTGTGGATTGGTTTGAAGCGGACAATCATACACAACTTGATGCTCTCTCTTCTAATGGTTTTCGGATGATCACAACACCGGATGGTGGAGGAGTTGAACTTCAGGCGGGGCATTTGGACAGTTCTATTTGGTCTGACTATAGTTACGTTAACGCAGAGGTTTATCATGAGTCTCATGACGTTCTGGTCTTGCTGTTCAGTTTCTATGATCAGGATAATCGCTATATAACTTATCATTTAGGCATTCTACCTGGTGTAAGAACGAAAATTTGTTTACCGTTAACCCATTTAAATGGGGAAAAGCTGTTCCTCCCTCGATATCCAGGCGTGATGCAGACGGTCCTGAGAGGAGATGCGGGTATCGCTCGTAACCAAATCACTAGATTCACCGTTGAGACAATTCCTTCGACAACGAGTAGAAACGTGGAAATCAGTGGACTCGCTCTTGATCAATCTGAGCCAATCTTCGAGTATGAGTATCACCCTTTTATAGATGAGATGGGACAATTAAAAAGCAGGGAATGGCCAGGAAAAACGGTTGATTTAGAGGCGTTGAGAGATCAGCTGCATGCGGAGCGACAGCTTGCCGCTGAAGCTGATTTCAGTGGAGGGGACCTCAGCCGTTACGGAGGCTGGAAGGGGTTGAGATTCGAAGCAACCGGATATTTCCGTACAGAGTTTGATGACAGCCGCTGGTGGTTTGTCGATCCAGATGGATATGCCCTGTTCAGTACGGGGATGGACTGTGTAGGTCCAGCTTGTCCGATGCGGATTAAGGGTATGGAGCACTTGGTCCCACCTTTGCCGGATCAGGAAGGAAGTTATAAAGAAGCCTGGTCCCAAGAAGGTCGCGAGTTTAGCTTTGAGATTGCCAACTTGATCACGGCATTCGGTGAACGGTGGCGCTCTGATTGGGAGGCTTTGACGGATTACCGATTAAGACAATGGGGATTTAACACGATCGGTAACTGGTCCAATGATCGATTTATTAGTGGATCAGAGCTTCCATATGTTTACCCGCTGGAGGACTTTCCTACGACGGAGCAAACCATTTTCCGTGATTTCCCGGATGTCTTTAGTCAAGAGTATGAGCGGAATGCGGAGCGTTTCGCAAAACAGCTTCTTCCTCTTAGGGATGATCAGCGAATGGTCGGTTATTTCATGCGCAATGAGCCACATTGGGCATTCGTGGATGATCTGGATTTGACGGAACTGATGCTGAACTCTCCGGTCTGTTATGCCAGTAAGAGGGAGTTTATCAAATGGCTTGGTGAAAAGTACGGAACAGTGGAGCAATGGAACATAGCGTGGGAGAGTACTTATGAGGATTTTGAGTCCTTATACGATGTAAGCAATATTATGAAGATTACTACTAATTCCGTACGTGAAGCAGACTATTCACAGTTTAACCGGGTCATGATTCGTCGGTATGTGGAAGTTCCAGCGCGTCTTTGCAAGCAGGTGGACCCAAATCATCTTAATCTAGGCATGCGCTATGCCTGGGTGGGAAGCGACGATGTGCTGGAGGGCTGTGAGTGGTTTGATGTATTTTCATTAAACTGTTATCAGTTCAGCCCAGACAAGGAGCAAATCGCACATATTAGCAGCAGGTTGAACAAACCAGTGATGATTGGAGAATATCATTTTGGTGCGGCCGATGGAGGCATGCTGGCTTATGGAATCCGAGCTGTGGCAACTCAGGAAGAGCGGGGGGGAGCGTATCGTTATTTTGTGGAACAGGCTGCAACCATCCCACAACTCATCGGAGTTCATTATTTTCAGTGGAATGATCAGCCGGTGCTCGGACGTTATGATGGAGAAAACTATCAAATCGGTGTAGTGGATGTCTGTAACCAGCCCTATATACCTTTCGTTCAAGCAGCAAAAAGGGCTCATGAACAGATGTATCAGGTTCGGATGGGGAGGGCAGCACCCTATAATATTGTGCCAGTAGAGATTCCAAAAACGGGATTTTAA
- a CDS encoding family 43 glycosylhydrolase: protein MDVNVKCEALVNIAPLMDRNGDPVHAHGGHMLCKDGYYYWFGENRIDRRKVSCYRSMDLVNWEWRKDVLTLDSPVKPIYHRTSLELEPRDVENRGFGTGAVIERPKVLYNELTGRFVMWMHWENGRDYSDARCAIADCGTVDGEYVFRGSFNPAGNMSRDCTLFQDDDGTAYFVSAARENADLIMYRLSPDYLSIEEQVKTLWPGQAREAPALMKRHGVYFLISSACTGWLPNQGAYAWAEQLTGRWSPLMPLGDITTYDSQPAFIVPIVGKDNNKCSYLYVGDRWDPTDYYASSYVFLPLSFPSDREMSLDWVDRTWIDPCKGIVAVECSTGSGLFRMKSIGMELYLASGNHSIDHDEVLNLEVRTLSYTDQQQQWRVDYGRDGAARLRNGEMTVAIGSENSLILVPTLDQEDQFLWLLTETEEGSLTIGSRDGRVLTVAGEKRNGWGCVSLEPKHLHDPRLGGDPQLFQLISVR, encoded by the coding sequence ATGGACGTAAACGTGAAATGCGAAGCCTTGGTGAACATCGCTCCGCTTATGGATAGGAATGGAGACCCTGTTCATGCACATGGTGGTCACATGCTCTGTAAGGATGGATATTATTATTGGTTTGGCGAGAACCGTATAGATCGGCGGAAAGTGAGCTGTTATCGTTCAATGGATTTAGTGAACTGGGAATGGCGCAAAGATGTACTTACACTGGATTCACCAGTAAAACCGATCTATCACCGAACCTCTTTGGAGCTTGAACCTAGGGATGTGGAGAATCGAGGATTCGGGACTGGAGCGGTCATTGAGCGCCCGAAAGTGCTCTATAACGAACTTACAGGAAGATTTGTGATGTGGATGCATTGGGAAAATGGACGAGACTACTCTGATGCTCGCTGCGCGATAGCGGATTGTGGGACGGTTGATGGAGAGTATGTTTTTCGTGGCAGCTTTAATCCGGCAGGTAACATGTCACGCGACTGTACTCTGTTTCAAGATGATGATGGCACGGCTTATTTTGTGTCGGCGGCAAGGGAGAATGCGGATCTTATCATGTATCGTCTTTCGCCTGACTATCTAAGTATAGAAGAGCAGGTCAAAACATTATGGCCGGGACAAGCACGCGAAGCTCCGGCATTAATGAAACGCCATGGTGTTTATTTTCTCATCTCATCTGCCTGTACGGGTTGGTTACCCAATCAGGGAGCCTATGCTTGGGCGGAGCAACTGACGGGTCGCTGGTCACCATTGATGCCATTAGGTGACATTACAACATACGACAGCCAGCCGGCATTCATAGTTCCAATTGTAGGAAAGGACAATAATAAGTGCTCTTATTTATATGTAGGTGACCGCTGGGATCCTACGGATTATTACGCTTCCTCCTATGTATTTTTACCGCTTAGTTTTCCTTCTGATCGTGAAATGTCACTAGACTGGGTAGATCGGACATGGATTGACCCATGCAAAGGAATAGTAGCTGTGGAATGCAGCACTGGCAGTGGGCTATTCAGGATGAAGAGTATAGGGATGGAGCTTTATCTTGCGTCAGGGAATCACTCGATTGATCATGATGAAGTGCTTAATCTGGAAGTCCGTACTCTTTCTTATACGGATCAGCAACAGCAATGGAGAGTTGATTATGGCAGGGATGGCGCGGCAAGGCTTCGAAACGGTGAAATGACTGTAGCTATCGGTTCAGAGAATTCCTTGATATTAGTGCCCACTCTGGATCAAGAAGATCAATTTCTATGGTTGCTTACAGAGACAGAAGAGGGTTCGCTAACCATCGGCAGCAGAGACGGAAGAGTCCTTACAGTGGCAGGAGAGAAACGAAATGGCTGGGGCTGTGTGAGCCTTGAACCGAAACACTTGCATGATCCTCGGCTTGGTGGAGACCCACAGCTTTTTCAACTGATTTCGGTAAGGTAA
- a CDS encoding extracellular solute-binding protein — protein MKKTGVLLTTTALMAGLLAGCGSDGKESNAAKSVLKDGKYDPAITISIAKQQDENAGKYINGESLNDNVLTRWGVDNLGINIQTTLLGGDASQYNTKLRLALTGSEKLPDVLPVYDTSLENDLIQSGLVKDIADDINKYMPDRLKEIYKQYPTTFNPVVQDGKVYGMAISPNLTEGQVLLIRQDWLDKLNLKAPTTIDEFETVIAAFTNDDPDGNGKNDTYGFDFSGKDSYNTGWVSDSVMIFSAFTGKNLPGQWYNDNGKLTYGSVADGTKEALAKLQDWYSKGYLNKELATQGAWDALADFTEGKAGIIMGRPWLYGSVKDVETNVKGAKIKAYPTIKGVNSDRTYQSGQQNDGVFMFNKDFNNMEAFFLYYDKLYDAAFGTGDFKYGYAQGYDYDIVNDEVVFDSKKFNTPLDAAQGVGKMAFTKNTPSVDGPGQSFYDLSKGMEASNGVLIRSASNDETTKEGYVISYENSEALLPNAFNGPPTKTMQTSWEQLNTMEKEVFTKIIYSKEPLSAYDDFVKQWHEKGGTKITEEINEWYNNASKVDVMSQMGLK, from the coding sequence ATGAAAAAAACAGGTGTCTTACTTACAACCACTGCATTGATGGCGGGATTGCTTGCGGGGTGCGGCTCTGATGGCAAAGAATCTAACGCTGCAAAATCCGTGCTCAAAGATGGTAAATATGATCCTGCAATTACTATAAGCATTGCCAAGCAACAAGATGAGAATGCCGGTAAATATATCAATGGCGAGAGTTTGAATGACAATGTGCTAACCCGTTGGGGTGTCGATAATCTAGGGATTAACATTCAAACTACCCTTTTGGGTGGTGATGCGTCCCAATACAATACAAAACTTCGTTTAGCACTTACGGGTTCTGAGAAGCTCCCTGACGTCTTGCCTGTGTATGATACCTCTCTAGAGAACGATTTGATTCAATCTGGGCTTGTAAAAGATATTGCGGATGATATTAACAAATATATGCCTGATCGTCTAAAAGAAATTTATAAGCAATATCCAACCACCTTCAATCCGGTCGTACAGGACGGCAAGGTTTATGGTATGGCGATCTCCCCTAATCTAACCGAAGGTCAGGTCCTGCTTATCCGTCAAGACTGGTTAGATAAACTTAATTTAAAAGCGCCAACTACAATAGATGAATTTGAAACGGTTATCGCTGCCTTTACGAATGATGATCCGGACGGTAATGGAAAGAACGATACTTATGGATTTGATTTCTCAGGAAAAGACTCTTATAACACGGGTTGGGTAAGTGATTCTGTTATGATTTTTAGTGCTTTCACAGGAAAGAACCTCCCAGGTCAATGGTATAACGACAATGGAAAGCTTACCTATGGTTCTGTTGCTGACGGTACAAAGGAAGCGTTAGCTAAACTTCAAGATTGGTACTCCAAGGGATATTTAAATAAGGAATTGGCTACTCAGGGTGCATGGGATGCACTGGCTGATTTCACTGAAGGAAAAGCAGGGATTATAATGGGGCGTCCTTGGCTCTATGGCAGTGTTAAAGATGTGGAAACCAACGTAAAAGGCGCTAAAATCAAAGCCTATCCAACTATTAAGGGTGTAAATAGCGATCGAACTTACCAATCAGGTCAACAAAATGACGGTGTCTTCATGTTCAATAAAGATTTTAACAATATGGAAGCTTTCTTCCTGTATTATGACAAGCTTTATGATGCTGCCTTTGGTACCGGGGATTTCAAGTATGGTTATGCTCAGGGATATGATTACGATATCGTGAATGATGAAGTAGTCTTTGATTCCAAGAAGTTCAATACTCCGTTGGATGCTGCTCAAGGTGTAGGCAAGATGGCATTTACCAAGAATACACCAAGTGTGGATGGTCCAGGCCAATCTTTCTATGATCTTTCCAAAGGCATGGAAGCAAGCAATGGAGTCTTGATTAGATCAGCTTCGAATGATGAAACGACTAAAGAAGGATATGTAATTTCTTACGAGAATAGTGAAGCCCTGCTTCCAAACGCATTCAACGGACCACCGACTAAGACTATGCAGACTTCATGGGAACAATTGAATACGATGGAAAAGGAGGTCTTCACCAAAATTATTTACAGCAAGGAACCGCTAAGTGCGTACGATGATTTCGTAAAACAATGGCATGAAAAAGGAGGCACGAAAATCACTGAAGAAATTAATGAATGGTACAACAATGCCAGTAAGGTTGATGTTATGTCTCAAATGGGGTTGAAATAA
- a CDS encoding carbohydrate ABC transporter permease produces MYYKSKGYRIFSIFNHILLILVALSCLLPMLHLLAQSFSSKTAINGNLVSFWPVDLNVDAYVKTFNNSNFTGSMWISVIRTIMGTFISMFIITTAGYALSKDFRGRNALMWIFIFTMLFSGGLIPSYILVTKLGLKDTIWSLVLPGAFGAYNLILIMNFFKTIPKALEEAAFIDGASFFVIFRKIYLPLSLPGLATVGLFIMVGNWNAWFDGILYMSNTTDYPLASFLQTVVVQGSAQSMALSQSEAAALSEQSIKAAQIFISTLPIILVYPFLQKYFVKGIVLGAVKE; encoded by the coding sequence GTGTATTATAAGTCCAAGGGATATAGGATATTTTCGATTTTCAATCATATCCTTCTGATTCTGGTAGCATTATCTTGTTTACTGCCAATGCTTCATTTGTTAGCACAATCATTTAGTAGTAAGACGGCGATTAATGGTAATTTGGTATCCTTCTGGCCGGTTGATTTGAATGTGGATGCCTATGTCAAAACCTTTAATAACTCTAACTTTACGGGTTCCATGTGGATTTCCGTGATAAGAACCATTATGGGGACATTCATCAGTATGTTCATTATTACGACTGCTGGGTATGCCTTATCGAAAGATTTTCGGGGACGCAATGCTTTAATGTGGATTTTTATATTCACTATGCTGTTTTCGGGCGGGTTGATTCCTTCTTATATATTAGTCACTAAGCTTGGATTAAAAGACACGATCTGGTCGCTTGTTCTTCCAGGTGCTTTTGGAGCTTACAATTTGATTCTGATTATGAACTTCTTTAAGACGATCCCTAAGGCGCTTGAAGAAGCGGCATTTATCGATGGTGCTTCGTTCTTCGTCATCTTCCGGAAAATCTATCTTCCGCTCTCCTTACCCGGATTGGCAACCGTTGGATTGTTTATCATGGTTGGGAACTGGAATGCTTGGTTTGATGGAATTTTGTATATGTCGAATACAACCGATTATCCGTTAGCTTCGTTCTTACAGACCGTAGTTGTGCAAGGTTCAGCGCAGAGTATGGCACTTAGTCAATCCGAAGCGGCGGCTTTGTCAGAACAAAGTATAAAGGCTGCCCAAATATTTATTAGCACACTGCCGATCATCCTGGTGTACCCTTTCCTGCAAAAATACTTCGTAAAAGGTATCGTTCTGGGTGCTGTAAAAGAATAA
- a CDS encoding ABC transporter permease — MAFQDYKPWLGLTGSTWIGWDNFARIFQYKEATQSIYNTLIIAVIKIIVGIIVPIFMAILLSEIRNMGIKKSIQTLVYLPHFLSWVTVAGIMIDILGLDGGINHLLTNLLGIKPIYFLGDPTLFRPTIIISDLWKNFGFGMIVYLAVITGIDPSYYEAAEIDGASRRQQIRHVTLPSMMPMIIVIATLSLGNILDAGFDQIFNLYNPLVYSTGDIIDTYVYRSSLLNGQYGFGTAVGLFKSGISFILIVISYRIAYKVANYKIF, encoded by the coding sequence ATGGCATTTCAGGATTACAAGCCGTGGCTCGGACTTACAGGTTCAACTTGGATTGGGTGGGATAATTTCGCGAGAATATTTCAGTATAAAGAAGCGACGCAGTCTATCTACAACACTCTTATTATTGCCGTAATCAAAATTATAGTCGGGATTATCGTTCCAATTTTCATGGCAATCCTCTTAAGCGAAATCAGAAATATGGGGATTAAAAAGAGCATTCAAACGTTAGTATATTTACCGCATTTCTTATCTTGGGTAACGGTTGCCGGAATCATGATCGATATCTTAGGTCTTGACGGCGGTATTAATCACCTTCTTACGAATTTATTGGGAATCAAACCGATATACTTCTTGGGCGATCCGACGCTGTTCAGACCTACGATCATTATTAGTGATTTATGGAAGAACTTTGGTTTTGGTATGATTGTCTATTTGGCAGTCATTACAGGAATTGATCCTTCTTATTATGAGGCTGCTGAGATAGACGGTGCTTCACGGCGTCAGCAAATACGTCATGTTACGCTACCAAGTATGATGCCGATGATCATTGTAATTGCTACGTTAAGTCTTGGTAATATTCTAGATGCTGGATTCGATCAGATTTTCAACTTATACAATCCGCTTGTATATAGTACGGGAGATATCATTGATACTTACGTCTATCGCTCCTCATTATTGAATGGTCAATACGGTTTCGGTACTGCTGTGGGCTTGTTTAAATCGGGTATCAGTTTCATCTTAATTGTTATTTCCTATCGAATTGCATACAAGGTTGCCAACTATAAAATATTCTAA